The following proteins are co-located in the Salvelinus fontinalis isolate EN_2023a chromosome 29, ASM2944872v1, whole genome shotgun sequence genome:
- the irg1l gene encoding immunoresponsive gene 1, like, which produces MLSKVQRSFRPVSVALRRLHQSALDVVEHPAPEDSVTDSFGRFIQGVQPHQLTPTLLHRSKRMVLDSIGVGLLGSTTHVFQLALQHCQHMYGPDYISSVYGRRGTRLSPTLAAFVNGVAAHSMDFDDTWHPATHPSGAVLPALLAVSDMLPSNSKPSGRDFLLAFNVGIEVQGRLMRFSNEAQNIPKRFHPPTVVGTLGSAAACARLLSLERSQCSHALAIAASLSGAPMANAATQSKPLHIGNAARLGLEAALLASRGLEASPRVLDDTAGVAGFSAFYEDYAPRPLASPEEEGLQFLLENQDIGFKRFPAHLGMHWVADAAAAVHKLLLGGQGSGGRGQGSWVVGQVQDILLRVPRSKYIDRPFPESEHEARHSFQFNACSALLDGEVTVDSFSQEALQRPDLYSLLGRVHVEHPHDNPANFDRMYGEVQVTLVGGDVLNGRCDTFYGHWRNPLTNDSLRKKFRSNAGAVLPREKVEGLIEAVEGLDRLEDCSPLLEQLQ; this is translated from the exons atgctctCCAAAGTACAG AGATCCTTCAGACCAGTGTCTGTTGCACTGAGACGACTCCACCAGTCAGCCCTGGATG TGGTAGAGCATCCAGCCCCAgaggacagtgtgacagacagtttTGGCAGGTTTATCCAGGGTGTCCAGCCCCACCAGCTGACCCCCACCCTGCTCCACCGCAGTAAGAGGATGGTCCTGGACTCCATCGGAGTGGGACTTCTGGGCAGCACCACACATGTCTTCCAGTTGGCCCTGCAACACTGTCAG CACATGTACGGTCCTGATTACATCAGCAGTGTATACGGACGCAGAGGAACCAGACTCTCCCCAACCCTGGCTGCCTTCGTCAACGGAGTGGCC GCCCACTCCATGGACTTTGATGACACCTGGCACCCTGCCACTCACCCGTCAGGGGCAGTCCTTCCTGCCCTGCTGGCGGTCAGCGATATGCTGCCCAGTAACAGCAAGCCTAGTGGGCGGGACTTCCTGCTTGCGTTCAATGTGGGTATAGAGGTCCAGGGACGACTGATGAGATTCTCCAACGAGGCTCaaaacatccccaagag gTTCCACCCCCCTACTGTTGTGGGTACTCTGGGTAGTGCAGCAGCCTGCGCCCGCCTCCTCTCTCTGGAACGCTCCCAGTGTAGCCACGCCCTGGCCATCGCTGCCAGCCTATCAGGAGCCCCCATGGCTAACGCCGCCACCCAGTCCAAACCCCTCCACATCGGCAACGCGGCGCGGCTGGGGCTTGAGGCGGCTCTACTGGCCTCTAGAGGTCTGGAGGCCTCACCCAGGGTCCTGGACGACACCGCCGGGGTCGCAGGGTTCAGCGCCTTCTACGAGGACTACGCCCCACGACCTTTGGCCTCCCCAGAGGAAGAGGGGTTGCAGTTCCTCCTAGAGAACCAGGATATAGGGTTCAAGAGGTTCCCGGCCCACCTGGGGATGCACTGGGTGGCCGACGCTGCTGCCGCCGTACACAAACTGCTGCTGGGGGGGCAGGGGTCAGGGgggaggggtcaggggtcatgggTCGTAGGTCAGGTCCAGGACATCCTGCTCAGGGTTCCCCGCTCCAAGTACATTGATCGTCCGTTCCCGGAGTCGGAGCATGAGGCCAGACACTCCTTCCAGTTCAacgcctgctctgctctgctggacGGAGAGGTCACCGTGGACTCATTCTCCCAGGAAGCACTGCAGCGCCCAGACCTCTACTCCCTGCTGGGGCGTGTCCACGTTGAGCATCCCCATGACAACCCCGCTAACTTTGACCGCATGTACGGCGAGGTGCAGGTAACGCTGGTGGGCGGGGACGTCCTGAATGGACGCTGTGATACTTTCTATGGTCACTGGCGTAACCCGTTGACCAATGACAGCTTGAGGAAGAAGTTCCGTAGCAACGCTGGGGCGGTCCTCCCCAGAGAGAAGGTGGAGGGTCTGATAGAGGCTGTAGAGGGACTAGACAGACTGGAGGACTGTTCTCCTCTGCTGGAGCAGCTACAgtga